A single genomic interval of Oryza sativa Japonica Group chromosome 7, ASM3414082v1 harbors:
- the LOC4342944 gene encoding uncharacterized protein, with protein sequence MAAVDPHRAFRIQCSAVRRARAAVQIRSGPPMVTACVSCVNDGKLSPSSRQIGCRRRLASRQVIASIDRVLGWQIVLILCLLDQLGCKVAVLDVVMFVDMDFQNKLIDSLSREPQGFDTAGAKYSLQVICSIINYTTE encoded by the exons ATGGCGGCCGTCGATCCGCACCGTGCCTTCCGGATCCAGTGTTCGGCTGTGCGTAGGGCGCGAGCTGCTGTCCAGATTCGCTCAGGGCCTCCGATGGTGACGGCATGCGTCAGCTGTGTCAACGACGGCAAGCTTTCCCCTTCGTCGAGGCAGATCGGTTGTAGACGGCGGCTTGCGTCGAGGCAGGTCATTGCTTCTATCGATCGAG TTCTAGGTTGGCAGATTGTTCTTATTTTGTGTTTACTGGATCAGCTGGGCTGCAAGGTAGCGGTACTGGACGTGGTCATGTTCGTTGATATGGACTTCCAGAACAAGCTGATCGACAGCCTATCAAG GGAACCCCAAGGATTTGACACTGCTGGTGCAAAATACTCACTACAGGTAATATGTAGTATTATTAACTACACAACAGAGTAA